Sequence from the Thermocoleostomius sinensis A174 genome:
CGCTTGGGCTTGTTTTAGAGCAATTTGACCAATGTTATAAAGCGCCCAGCCACCTGCTAAGAGCACAGGCAATAAGACAATTAAGACTCTCCAATCCATAGCGATAAGAACCTCCGAATAAAGATTTGTGAATTGCTCTCATATTTAATACTTATTTTGCGTCGAATTGGCTGAATTTTCTAGTCCCCTGCTACATTCCATTTCTCAGTATCGTTGCAAACCTGGCCAACTTGAAGCAACATTCCTTCCCGAGCCAGTTGAACCGTTGGAAAACAGGACTGGACT
This genomic interval carries:
- a CDS encoding photosystem II protein Y, with amino-acid sequence MDWRVLIVLLPVLLAGGWALYNIGQIALKQAQAFLNKN